One window of Burkholderia cepacia GG4 genomic DNA carries:
- a CDS encoding Crp/Fnr family transcriptional regulator, which yields MHQDAFEREYPASTTVCHRGTVADHWLGVIDGLVKVDTVTKGGRQTTFAGVSAGAWFGEGVLLKAEPRPYSVIALRDSKIGFVPRSTFEWLLDDSNAFCRFVIDQLNARCGYYVALIENVRLHEASARVAFCLAELFNPQLFPGTTRTLNLAQEEIGRLSGLSRQNTNRALHELADAGLLRIEYGSVRILDLAGLRDFAHADD from the coding sequence GTGCATCAAGATGCATTTGAACGAGAGTATCCGGCCAGCACAACGGTTTGCCACCGTGGAACCGTGGCGGATCATTGGCTCGGCGTCATCGACGGACTCGTGAAGGTGGATACGGTAACCAAAGGCGGACGCCAGACCACGTTCGCCGGCGTGTCTGCAGGTGCCTGGTTTGGCGAGGGGGTTCTGCTGAAAGCCGAGCCGCGGCCGTATTCTGTCATCGCCCTGCGCGACAGCAAGATCGGGTTTGTGCCACGCAGCACGTTCGAGTGGCTGCTGGACGATAGCAACGCATTCTGCCGATTCGTTATCGACCAACTTAACGCGCGCTGCGGATACTACGTTGCGCTGATCGAGAACGTTCGCCTGCACGAAGCATCGGCCCGTGTCGCGTTCTGCCTCGCCGAGCTATTCAATCCGCAACTCTTTCCCGGGACGACTCGCACGCTCAATCTCGCGCAGGAGGAAATCGGCCGTCTTTCCGGCCTTTCCCGACAAAATACCAACCGCGCACTGCATGAACTTGCCGATGCCGGGTTATTGCGGATCGAGTATGGTTCGGTCCGGATACTCGACCTCGCGGGGCTGCGCGACTTTGCTCATGCGGACGATTGA
- a CDS encoding diguanylate cyclase domain-containing protein has translation MTRSAPPISASRVPRPTLQSVLRRAHLRLAFVAVTMAAVSLIVVAVIALRAYAGNNLNLLARSLGYTVEAALVFGDRVAANEAIGLIANDEDVAQVVVTDGKGQLFATWRLPASGRIAGLERGVANLALPGPVSVPVMHDGVVIGHVIVRGRGHQFFGFLLGGICGILGCLAVSVLGAYVSSKRLLRNIVAPLRALAGVAHAVRRERAFARRVEPAAIAELNQLGDDFNALLDEFEEWQNTLRDENASLEHKATHDALTGLPNRVQFESRLSVALCDAVVTGQRVAVLYLDCDRFKEINDCLGHDAGDAVLVGIAARLRTQVRESDLVARLGGDEFAVMLAPVREADSVCRIADEILSGMVPSIELSDGRMVATMLSAGVALYPDHASDASGLLRAADAAMYRAKRARPGTWQLAEGVARPV, from the coding sequence ATGACACGTTCCGCGCCCCCCATTTCCGCTTCGCGTGTGCCGCGCCCGACGCTGCAGAGCGTGTTGCGCCGCGCGCACCTGCGCCTGGCGTTCGTCGCGGTGACGATGGCCGCCGTGTCGCTGATCGTCGTCGCCGTGATCGCGTTGCGTGCGTATGCCGGCAACAACCTGAACCTGCTGGCCCGTTCGCTCGGTTATACGGTCGAGGCGGCGCTCGTGTTCGGCGACCGCGTCGCGGCGAACGAAGCGATCGGGTTGATCGCCAACGACGAGGACGTCGCGCAGGTGGTGGTCACCGACGGCAAGGGCCAGTTGTTCGCGACCTGGAGGCTGCCCGCCAGCGGCCGCATCGCCGGGCTCGAGCGCGGCGTCGCCAATCTCGCGCTGCCCGGGCCCGTGAGCGTCCCGGTGATGCACGACGGTGTCGTCATCGGTCACGTCATCGTGCGTGGCCGCGGACACCAGTTCTTCGGGTTCCTGCTGGGCGGCATCTGCGGCATTCTCGGCTGCCTGGCCGTCAGTGTGCTTGGCGCGTATGTCAGCTCGAAGCGTCTGCTGCGCAACATCGTTGCGCCGCTGCGCGCGCTCGCCGGCGTGGCGCACGCCGTGCGGCGCGAGCGAGCGTTCGCGCGGCGGGTCGAGCCGGCGGCGATCGCCGAACTGAACCAGCTCGGCGACGACTTCAATGCGTTGCTCGACGAATTCGAAGAATGGCAGAACACGCTGCGCGACGAAAACGCGTCGCTTGAACACAAGGCGACGCACGATGCGCTCACGGGGCTGCCCAACCGCGTGCAGTTCGAGTCGCGCCTCTCGGTTGCCCTCTGCGACGCCGTGGTGACGGGGCAGCGGGTCGCGGTCTTGTATCTCGACTGCGACCGCTTCAAGGAAATCAACGATTGTCTCGGCCACGACGCCGGCGATGCGGTGCTGGTCGGCATCGCGGCGCGCTTGCGCACGCAGGTGCGTGAGTCCGATCTGGTCGCTCGCCTGGGCGGCGACGAATTTGCGGTGATGCTGGCGCCGGTGCGCGAAGCGGACAGCGTGTGCCGGATCGCCGACGAGATTTTGTCCGGCATGGTGCCGTCGATCGAGTTGTCAGACGGACGCATGGTGGCCACCATGCTGAGTGCCGGCGTTGCGCTCTATCCCGACCACGCGTCGGACGCGAGCGGCTTGCTGCGGGCGGCGGATGCCGCGATGTACCGCGCCAAGCGCGCGCGGCCAGGAACGTGGCAATTGGCCGAAGGCGTTGCCAGGCCGGTTTGA
- a CDS encoding NAD(P)/FAD-dependent oxidoreductase has translation MDFDVIVLGAGIVGVSAALHLQDRGRKVALVDRGAPGEGTSFGNAGLIERSSVEPYPFPRSPFTLMRYALNRSTDLYWHSTSLPAFAPWLARFWWESAPLRHAAASRDMLPLIERCIVEHDALIARAGATELIRASGWMEAFRTPAAFDRAVAEAGLTARRHGLGITPLDAATLRAQEPSLAAGFCGALHWLDPKSVVDPSALVKTYAQLFVQGGGTLLNGDAASLDALSPGWQVTTEHGKIAAPAVVVALGPWSDTVFGKFGYKIPLREKRGYHMHYAPSERGAPSAPIVDREYGYVIAPMRRGLRLTTGVEIARRGLPPTGVQLERAERVARPVFGFGERLDPQPWLGFRPCTPDMRPVIGPAPAHRGLWFAFGHNHHGLTLGPVSGRLLAEMMTGETPFTDPAPYRADRF, from the coding sequence ATGGACTTCGACGTCATCGTTCTGGGCGCAGGCATCGTCGGTGTTTCCGCGGCGCTGCACCTGCAGGATCGCGGCCGCAAGGTCGCCCTCGTCGATCGCGGTGCGCCCGGCGAAGGCACGAGCTTCGGCAACGCGGGGCTCATCGAGCGCTCGTCGGTCGAACCGTATCCGTTCCCGCGCAGTCCGTTCACGCTGATGCGCTACGCGCTGAACCGCTCGACCGATCTCTACTGGCACAGCACATCACTGCCCGCGTTCGCGCCGTGGCTCGCGCGTTTCTGGTGGGAATCGGCACCGCTGCGCCACGCGGCAGCCTCGCGCGACATGCTGCCGCTGATCGAGCGCTGCATCGTCGAGCACGACGCGCTGATCGCGCGGGCCGGCGCAACCGAACTGATCCGCGCGAGCGGCTGGATGGAAGCGTTCCGCACGCCGGCCGCGTTCGACCGTGCGGTGGCCGAGGCCGGGCTCACCGCGCGCCGCCACGGGCTCGGCATCACGCCGCTCGATGCCGCCACCCTGCGTGCGCAGGAACCGAGCCTCGCGGCCGGCTTCTGCGGCGCGCTGCACTGGCTCGACCCGAAAAGCGTCGTCGATCCGTCCGCGCTCGTCAAAACCTACGCGCAACTGTTCGTGCAAGGCGGCGGCACGCTGCTCAACGGCGATGCTGCGAGCCTCGACGCGCTATCGCCCGGCTGGCAGGTCACGACGGAGCACGGCAAGATCGCCGCGCCGGCCGTCGTCGTCGCGCTCGGCCCGTGGTCCGACACGGTGTTCGGCAAGTTCGGCTACAAGATTCCACTGCGCGAGAAACGCGGCTATCACATGCACTACGCGCCGTCCGAACGCGGCGCGCCGTCGGCGCCGATCGTCGATCGCGAATACGGCTACGTGATCGCGCCGATGCGGCGCGGGCTGCGGCTCACCACCGGCGTCGAGATCGCACGGCGCGGCCTGCCGCCAACGGGCGTGCAGCTCGAACGCGCGGAACGCGTCGCGCGCCCGGTGTTCGGCTTCGGCGAGCGGCTCGACCCGCAGCCGTGGCTCGGCTTCCGGCCGTGCACGCCCGACATGCGGCCGGTGATCGGTCCCGCGCCCGCGCATCGCGGGCTGTGGTTCGCGTTCGGGCACAACCATCACGGGCTGACGCTCGGCCCCGTCTCGGGCCGCCTGCTGGCCGAGATGATGACGGGCGAAACGCCGTTTACCGATCCCGCACCCTACCGCGCCGACCGCTTCTGA
- a CDS encoding OmpA family protein codes for MKNSFPVSIGRMCVASAVLLCLLLGGCKTPPLHRGLTQTQVTALKSAGFHETEQGFEFGSAGPILFDFDRYNLRPDIRRIVTRIGKTLRSAGINGVRVYGYSDEEGEASYDLELSRRRAEVVEIELVDVGLDGKQIAVVGKGKSDPVGDNRTVAGRAQNRRAAIVVSPR; via the coding sequence ATGAAAAACTCGTTTCCTGTGAGCATTGGGCGGATGTGCGTCGCGAGCGCGGTGCTGCTGTGCCTGCTGCTTGGCGGGTGCAAGACGCCGCCGCTTCATCGGGGGCTCACGCAGACGCAAGTGACGGCGCTCAAGTCAGCCGGGTTTCACGAGACCGAGCAGGGGTTCGAGTTCGGGTCGGCCGGGCCGATTTTGTTCGACTTCGATCGGTATAACCTCAGGCCGGATATCAGGCGGATTGTGACGCGGATCGGAAAGACGCTGAGGTCGGCGGGGATCAATGGGGTGCGGGTTTATGGGTACTCGGATGAGGAGGGGGAGGCTTCCTATGATCTCGAGTTGTCCAGGCGGCGGGCGGAGGTGGTGGAGATTGAGCTTGTGGATGTGGGGTTGGATGGGAAGCAGATTGCGGTTGTCGGCAAGGGCAAGAGCGATCCGGTGGGGGATAACCGGACGGTCGCGGGGAGAGCGCAGAATCGGCGGGCGGCGATTGTGGTTTCGCCGCGGTGA
- a CDS encoding LysR family transcriptional regulator encodes MDTLKNMRAFVRIVEAGSFTAAAQSLDSTTGAMSRAVSELEQHLRTRLLNRTTRRLSVTPAGEKYLKHCSQILADLDGSEEEASRACEHPVGELRMHSFAGIGQQYVLPAISLYRAQHPEVSVELTLSQCMPNLFEGSCDVSVIMAPSRPDSDLVSHELGSTYSILCASPRYLDAYQIPRTPEELAPHDCLILRTPAFPAHEWTLDGPQGSVEMRVDGPIHVNIAESLAAAIRENMGIGILPVYSAIGGLRDGSLVRVLPEYKLQKTNIHASAAAEEKRRG; translated from the coding sequence ATGGACACGCTAAAGAATATGCGGGCCTTCGTCCGCATTGTGGAGGCCGGCAGTTTTACGGCTGCGGCGCAATCACTGGACTCGACGACCGGTGCGATGTCGCGCGCGGTGTCGGAGCTTGAACAGCATTTGCGGACCCGGCTGCTGAATCGCACGACGCGCCGCCTTTCCGTTACGCCGGCCGGCGAAAAGTACCTGAAACATTGCAGTCAGATTCTCGCGGACCTTGACGGTTCCGAGGAGGAGGCGAGCCGGGCGTGCGAGCATCCGGTCGGCGAGCTGCGCATGCACAGTTTCGCTGGTATCGGCCAACAATATGTGCTGCCCGCGATCTCGTTGTATCGGGCGCAACATCCGGAGGTGTCGGTGGAACTGACGCTCTCGCAGTGCATGCCGAATCTGTTCGAAGGCAGTTGCGACGTATCGGTCATCATGGCGCCGTCGCGGCCGGACTCGGATCTCGTTTCACACGAGCTGGGCTCCACGTACAGCATCTTGTGTGCGTCGCCTCGATACCTGGATGCATATCAGATCCCGCGTACGCCCGAGGAACTCGCTCCGCATGACTGTCTGATCCTGCGAACACCGGCCTTTCCGGCGCATGAGTGGACGCTGGACGGCCCGCAAGGCAGCGTCGAGATGCGCGTGGACGGGCCCATCCACGTGAATATCGCCGAATCGCTCGCAGCCGCGATTCGAGAAAATATGGGAATCGGCATCTTGCCGGTTTATTCGGCAATCGGGGGCCTGCGCGACGGCTCGCTGGTGCGCGTGTTGCCCGAGTACAAACTGCAGAAGACGAACATCCACGCGAGCGCGGCGGCAGAAGAAAAGCGAAGAGGATGA
- a CDS encoding nitroreductase produces MERSTLPPAIASSVLRQAIEWALLSRRSTRAYLATPIPRETVESILDVARFAATGVNMQPWRVHVVTEAARERICTAIQRVRDTPELDAIHSDQWDYYPREWISPYIERRRAVGWKLYGLLGIEKGDKVRMYAQHGRNFQFFDAPVGLFFTINRAMQKGSLLDYGMFLQNIMIAARAHGLSTCPQAAFMKYHALISEMLQFESDEMLVVGMSLGYADPDSIENSLETERAAVSSFTTFHQD; encoded by the coding sequence ATGGAAAGAAGTACTCTGCCGCCGGCGATAGCCTCGAGTGTCCTGCGTCAGGCAATCGAATGGGCGCTCTTGTCTCGCCGCAGCACAAGGGCTTACCTGGCGACGCCGATTCCAAGGGAGACGGTCGAATCGATTCTGGATGTCGCTCGTTTTGCTGCCACTGGGGTCAATATGCAGCCTTGGCGGGTCCACGTCGTTACCGAAGCGGCGAGGGAACGCATTTGTACAGCGATCCAGCGAGTACGCGATACGCCGGAGCTGGACGCGATACATAGCGACCAATGGGACTACTACCCGCGCGAGTGGATATCGCCTTACATCGAGAGAAGGCGCGCGGTTGGATGGAAGTTGTATGGCCTGCTAGGCATCGAAAAAGGCGACAAGGTGCGAATGTACGCTCAGCACGGCAGGAACTTTCAGTTCTTTGATGCGCCCGTCGGGTTGTTTTTCACGATCAATCGCGCCATGCAGAAGGGCAGCCTTCTCGATTACGGCATGTTCTTGCAAAACATCATGATTGCCGCGCGCGCACATGGCCTCAGCACGTGTCCTCAAGCGGCGTTCATGAAGTATCACGCGTTGATCTCGGAGATGCTCCAGTTCGAAAGCGATGAAATGCTCGTGGTCGGCATGAGCCTGGGATATGCCGATCCCGACTCGATCGAAAATTCCCTCGAGACGGAACGCGCAGCGGTTTCTTCATTTACGACATTCCATCAGGACTAG
- a CDS encoding FadR/GntR family transcriptional regulator, which yields MSIQPIQNRRLYQQIADKLSAMIESGDFPPGSYLPPERELAEQFGVSRTSVREALIALEVRGRVSVRVGDGVKVRQPEAAAVPAPQIDTKVAPFSIVEIDPELGIALDLDTEIPPFALLQARRLIEPEAASLAAKHGSDAQIEGIHDAFLRNQEDNRSGSLTHPGDRLFHIRIAEASDNPAYALMIKQLLAHKYDLMFQRLQSLYMPDDMPHRSEQEHRAILDAIRARDPEAARRAMAEHLDEVIRIFGRALD from the coding sequence ATGTCCATCCAGCCGATTCAGAACCGCCGCCTCTACCAGCAGATCGCCGACAAGCTCAGTGCGATGATCGAGTCCGGCGATTTTCCGCCGGGCAGCTATCTGCCGCCCGAGCGCGAACTGGCCGAGCAGTTCGGCGTGTCGCGCACGTCGGTGCGCGAGGCGCTGATCGCGCTTGAAGTGCGCGGGCGCGTCAGCGTGCGCGTCGGCGACGGCGTGAAGGTGCGTCAGCCCGAAGCGGCTGCCGTACCGGCGCCGCAGATCGACACGAAGGTCGCGCCGTTCTCGATCGTCGAGATCGATCCGGAGCTCGGCATCGCGCTCGACCTCGATACCGAGATCCCGCCGTTCGCCTTGTTGCAGGCGCGCCGGCTGATCGAGCCGGAAGCCGCGTCGCTCGCCGCGAAACACGGCTCGGACGCGCAGATCGAAGGGATCCACGACGCGTTTCTGCGCAACCAGGAAGACAACCGCAGCGGCTCGCTCACGCATCCGGGCGACCGGCTGTTCCATATCCGTATCGCGGAAGCCAGCGACAACCCTGCGTATGCGCTGATGATCAAGCAGTTGCTCGCGCACAAATACGACCTGATGTTCCAGCGGCTGCAGTCGCTGTACATGCCCGACGACATGCCGCACCGGTCGGAGCAGGAGCACCGCGCGATCCTCGACGCGATCCGCGCGCGCGATCCGGAGGCCGCGCGCCGCGCGATGGCCGAGCATCTCGACGAAGTGATCAGGATCTTCGGCCGCGCGCTCGACTGA
- a CDS encoding AMP-binding protein: MTTAIYERGLDRNEANHMPLTPLHFLDRCAEQFPSRVAIVHGTLQQTWEQTRSRCRRLASALVQRGIGRGDTVSVLAPNIPAVIEAHFGVPLSGAVLNTINCRLDAEGISFILRHSECKVLLVDRKFANLACKALEPLDEKPLVVDIADLEAPPGPSIGQLEYEALLAEGDSDFAGVWPVDEWDAIALNYTSGTTSDPKGVVASHRGTYLMSMLQLIDWCMPNGAVYLWTLPMFHANGWCFTWAITAVCGTHVCLRKVTVENIFAAIHESGVDHFCAAPIVLSMMASAPAVDDKPLPHLVRIRTAGSPPPATVLKTIGERGFKVDHVYGITESLGTSVSCTIRPEWESLPIEEQARLKARQGNRAAGLEGLRVADPVTLEPVPFDGKTHGELLLRGNVLMKGYLKNETATRDAFAGGWFRTGDVAVMHSDGYIQITDRSKDVIISGGENISSVEVEDILHRHAAVLAAAVVAQPDARWGEVPCAFVELRPGAMAPTEQELIEFCRKHLAHYKCPARVVYCELPRTGTGKVQKFKLREQAGSREAITALSRV; encoded by the coding sequence ATGACTACCGCTATCTATGAACGTGGACTGGATCGCAACGAAGCGAACCATATGCCGCTCACTCCACTTCATTTTCTCGACCGATGCGCCGAGCAGTTTCCGTCGCGAGTCGCCATTGTCCACGGCACGTTGCAACAGACCTGGGAGCAGACCCGCAGTCGCTGCCGCCGTTTGGCCAGCGCGCTCGTGCAAAGAGGTATCGGGCGCGGGGATACCGTATCGGTACTTGCACCGAACATCCCGGCCGTAATCGAAGCGCATTTTGGCGTACCGCTCAGTGGGGCGGTGCTCAACACGATCAACTGCAGGCTGGATGCGGAAGGCATCAGTTTCATCCTGCGTCACAGCGAATGCAAAGTGCTTCTCGTCGACCGCAAGTTCGCGAACCTTGCCTGCAAGGCGCTCGAGCCGCTCGATGAGAAACCGCTCGTCGTCGATATTGCAGACCTCGAAGCGCCGCCCGGACCTTCGATCGGACAACTGGAATACGAAGCCCTTCTTGCTGAGGGAGATTCGGACTTTGCGGGTGTATGGCCCGTTGACGAATGGGATGCCATCGCACTCAATTACACCTCGGGAACGACTTCGGACCCGAAGGGCGTGGTGGCGAGCCACCGCGGAACCTACCTGATGAGCATGTTGCAACTGATCGACTGGTGCATGCCGAACGGGGCGGTATACCTCTGGACCCTGCCTATGTTCCACGCGAACGGATGGTGCTTTACCTGGGCGATCACTGCGGTCTGCGGTACGCACGTGTGTCTGCGCAAGGTCACTGTCGAGAATATATTTGCCGCCATTCACGAATCCGGGGTCGACCATTTCTGTGCAGCGCCCATCGTGCTGTCCATGATGGCGAGCGCCCCGGCAGTCGACGATAAACCGTTGCCACACCTCGTGCGCATTCGCACGGCCGGATCGCCGCCGCCCGCGACCGTGCTCAAGACCATCGGCGAACGTGGGTTCAAGGTCGACCACGTCTATGGCATCACCGAATCACTGGGCACATCGGTAAGCTGCACGATCAGGCCAGAGTGGGAATCGCTGCCGATCGAAGAACAGGCACGCCTGAAGGCGCGGCAAGGCAATCGGGCTGCGGGACTCGAAGGTCTGCGGGTCGCCGATCCCGTCACCCTGGAGCCGGTACCTTTTGATGGAAAAACGCACGGTGAGTTGCTGCTGCGCGGCAACGTCCTGATGAAGGGCTACCTCAAGAACGAAACGGCAACCCGTGATGCCTTCGCGGGTGGCTGGTTTCGCACCGGCGATGTCGCGGTCATGCATTCGGACGGATACATCCAGATCACGGATCGCTCAAAGGACGTGATCATCTCGGGCGGCGAAAACATTTCGTCGGTGGAAGTAGAGGACATCCTGCACCGTCATGCCGCCGTGCTGGCGGCCGCTGTCGTGGCACAGCCCGATGCCAGGTGGGGAGAAGTTCCGTGCGCGTTTGTGGAACTGAGGCCGGGTGCGATGGCACCGACCGAGCAAGAATTGATCGAGTTCTGCCGCAAGCATCTCGCACATTACAAGTGCCCCGCACGGGTCGTGTACTGCGAGTTGCCCAGAACCGGCACTGGCAAGGTCCAGAAGTTCAAACTGCGGGAGCAAGCCGGCAGTCGCGAAGCCATTACCGCCTTATCGCGCGTCTAG
- a CDS encoding amidohydrolase family protein, translating into MGAVRIDSHQHFWRYRAADYPWIGPGMGVLARDYLPDALWPQMRAQALRASIAVQARGGRDETAFLLDLARDDAHIAAVVGWEDLGAPELADRIAAWRSPKLRGFRHQVQDEADVGAFVADPAFNRGVAWLQANGYVYDVLVFERQLPDVRTFCARHDAHWLVLDHAGKPALAEFDRDATAFARWRAGLRELGALPHVVCKLSGLVTETDWRRGLRAPDIRHIEHCLDAALDAFGPQRLMFGSDWPVCLLAASYDEVASLVERWAEARLSAAERDALWGGTAARCYAVPGDPKPGI; encoded by the coding sequence ATGGGCGCAGTACGTATCGATTCTCATCAGCACTTCTGGCGGTATCGCGCGGCCGACTATCCGTGGATCGGCCCCGGTATGGGCGTGCTCGCCCGCGACTACCTGCCCGATGCGCTGTGGCCGCAGATGCGTGCGCAGGCGCTGCGCGCGTCGATCGCGGTGCAGGCGCGCGGCGGGCGCGACGAGACGGCATTCCTGCTCGATCTCGCCCGTGACGACGCGCACATCGCGGCCGTCGTCGGCTGGGAGGATCTCGGTGCGCCGGAACTCGCGGATCGCATCGCCGCATGGCGCAGCCCGAAGCTGCGCGGCTTTCGTCACCAGGTGCAGGACGAGGCCGATGTCGGCGCGTTCGTCGCCGACCCCGCTTTCAATCGCGGCGTCGCGTGGCTGCAGGCGAACGGCTACGTGTACGACGTGCTCGTGTTCGAGCGTCAGTTGCCGGACGTGCGCACGTTCTGCGCGCGGCACGACGCGCACTGGCTCGTGCTCGACCACGCCGGCAAGCCCGCGCTCGCCGAGTTCGACCGCGACGCGACGGCGTTCGCGCGCTGGCGCGCCGGATTGCGCGAGCTGGGCGCGCTGCCGCATGTGGTGTGCAAGCTGTCGGGGCTCGTGACCGAGACGGACTGGCGGCGCGGCCTGCGCGCGCCGGACATCCGGCACATCGAGCATTGCCTCGATGCGGCGCTCGACGCGTTCGGGCCGCAGCGGCTGATGTTCGGATCGGACTGGCCCGTGTGCCTGCTCGCCGCGTCGTATGACGAAGTGGCATCGCTGGTCGAGCGCTGGGCCGAAGCGCGGTTGTCGGCGGCCGAGCGCGACGCATTGTGGGGCGGCACGGCCGCGCGTTGCTACGCGGTGCCGGGCGACCCGAAGCCCGGCATATAA
- a CDS encoding YfiR family protein, which yields MDASVCAAAASHAAAPTPVCAAAIAARKASGRSGRVASLRHALVAIVCVLSVAPAVLAGSTADTDEPVDAVRIAAATTPASPASPPDPAISSHDSAVRQVVLGIISFTRWPTTPVHLHLCVTGRPDYAAGLTDTLQAGSTVLDVQRVRFDDLALGIACDVVYLGTLANGERTRVRAALAGHPVLTIAEHDPSCTAGSMFCLTVESERVTFEINLDAVARSGVRVHPNVLNLARPPVTP from the coding sequence ATGGATGCGAGTGTGTGCGCGGCGGCTGCGAGTCATGCGGCCGCACCGACGCCAGTGTGCGCGGCGGCAATCGCCGCGCGGAAGGCGTCCGGCAGGTCCGGCCGAGTTGCCTCGCTGCGCCACGCACTCGTCGCAATCGTTTGCGTTCTGAGCGTTGCACCTGCCGTCCTCGCCGGGTCTACGGCAGATACGGATGAGCCGGTCGACGCGGTGCGAATCGCCGCCGCCACAACACCCGCCAGTCCCGCCAGTCCCCCTGATCCCGCCATTTCGTCACACGACTCCGCCGTGCGTCAGGTCGTGCTCGGCATCATCAGCTTCACGCGCTGGCCGACGACGCCCGTTCACCTGCATCTATGCGTGACGGGCAGACCCGACTACGCGGCCGGCCTGACCGATACGTTGCAGGCCGGCTCGACGGTGCTCGACGTGCAGCGCGTGCGCTTCGACGATCTCGCGCTCGGTATCGCATGCGACGTCGTCTATCTCGGCACCCTCGCCAACGGCGAGCGAACGCGGGTGAGAGCCGCGCTGGCCGGCCATCCGGTGCTGACCATCGCCGAACACGATCCGTCCTGCACCGCGGGCAGCATGTTCTGTCTCACGGTCGAAAGCGAACGCGTGACGTTCGAGATCAATCTCGACGCCGTCGCGCGCAGCGGCGTGCGCGTTCATCCCAATGTGCTCAATCTCGCGCGGCCGCCGGTGACGCCATGA
- a CDS encoding ABC transporter substrate-binding protein, with protein MIRSKVLNAIVGLTFAVGVTAGAQAQEAYIPLISKGFQHQFWQAVKAGALQAARDYKVKVTFEGPETEAMVDKQIDMLSAAIAKKPAALGFAALDSKAALPLLKKAQAEKIPVIAFDSGVDSDIPVTTAATNNKAAASLAADKLAALIGDEGEVAVVAHDQTSRTGIDRRDGFLERMKSAHPKVQVVTVQYGEGDQLKSTEVTKSILQAYPRLKGLFGTNEGSAIGVVNGVREMKRKVVIVGYDSGKQQKDAIRSGLMAGAITQNPVGIGYKTVEAAVKAIKGEKLPKVIDTGFYWYDKTNIDDPKVAAALYD; from the coding sequence GTGATCAGGAGCAAGGTGTTGAACGCGATCGTCGGGCTGACGTTCGCCGTCGGCGTCACGGCCGGCGCGCAAGCGCAGGAAGCCTACATCCCGCTGATCTCGAAGGGCTTCCAGCATCAGTTCTGGCAGGCCGTGAAAGCGGGCGCGCTGCAGGCCGCCAGGGACTACAAGGTGAAGGTGACGTTCGAAGGCCCCGAAACCGAGGCGATGGTCGACAAGCAGATCGACATGCTGTCGGCCGCGATCGCGAAGAAGCCGGCCGCGCTCGGCTTCGCGGCGCTCGACAGCAAGGCCGCGCTGCCGCTCCTGAAGAAGGCGCAGGCCGAGAAGATCCCGGTGATCGCGTTCGACTCGGGCGTCGACAGCGACATCCCGGTCACCACCGCCGCGACCAACAACAAGGCAGCCGCGTCGCTCGCCGCCGACAAGCTCGCCGCGCTGATCGGCGACGAAGGCGAGGTGGCCGTGGTCGCACACGACCAGACGAGCCGCACCGGCATCGATCGCCGCGACGGCTTTCTCGAGCGGATGAAATCGGCGCATCCGAAGGTGCAGGTCGTGACCGTGCAGTACGGCGAAGGCGACCAGTTGAAGTCGACCGAGGTGACGAAGTCGATCCTGCAGGCGTATCCGAGACTCAAAGGCTTGTTCGGCACCAACGAAGGCTCGGCGATCGGCGTGGTCAACGGCGTGCGAGAAATGAAGCGCAAAGTCGTGATCGTCGGCTACGATTCGGGCAAGCAGCAGAAGGACGCGATCCGCAGCGGGCTGATGGCCGGCGCGATCACGCAGAACCCGGTCGGGATCGGCTACAAGACCGTCGAGGCGGCCGTGAAGGCGATCAAGGGCGAGAAGCTGCCGAAGGTCATCGATACCGGTTTCTATTGGTACGACAAGACCAATATCGACGATCCGAAGGTCGCGGCGGCGCTGTACGACTGA